In Capsicum annuum cultivar UCD-10X-F1 chromosome 7, UCD10Xv1.1, whole genome shotgun sequence, one genomic interval encodes:
- the LOC107856313 gene encoding probable protein phosphatase 2C 55 encodes MAICGSRTHIGHFVGNITAMRLHYSSSAKSSAVFYNKRGFQNVCKANISLRSKERPNNLMFSQYFTTDAARRSSDLNPHKRFGLEGFRNLSLECFSSGTASASNVSSDNSKDTEQVVDVVDSSEAKIHLKLNSGSFYLPHPAKAKTGGEDAHFICTLTPAIGVADGVGGWADLGIDAGLYARELMSHSLTALQEEPKGSVDLIRVLEKAYVRTKAKGSCTACIVALTDEGLYAVNLGDSGFILVRNGCAAFKSPAQQHGFNFPYQLDCNKAGDSPSSAMVFKVTVERGDVLIVGTDGLFDNLYDEDISGVVLQAMEAGLGPRVTAQRIAELAQQRAMDHTKSSPFSDGAREAGFDYHGGKLDDITVVVSYITE; translated from the coding sequence ATGGCTATTTGTGGTTCAAGGACTCATATTGGCCATTTCGTTGGCAATATCACTGCTATGCGTCTGCATTATAGTTCGTCTGCAAAAAGTTCTGCTGTTTTTTACAACAAAAGAGGTTTTCAGAATGTTTGTAAAGCTAACATTAGTTTGCGAAGCAAAGAGCGGCCCAATAACCTCATGTTTTCCCAATATTTCACGACTGATGCTGCAAGGAGGAGCAGTGACCTCAATCCACACAAAAGATTTGGATTGGAAGGTTTTCGCAATTTATCCCTGGAATGTTTCTCTTCTGGAACTGCCTCTGCTTCTAATGTGTCTTCTGATAACTCTAAGGACACGGAACAAGTTGTAGATGTTGTTGATTCTTCTGAAGCTAAGATCCACTTGAAACTAAACTCGGGATCTTTTTACCTGCCTCATCCTGCTAAAGCAAAAACTGGTGGAGAGGATGCTCATTTTATTTGTACCCTTACACCAGCAATTGGTGTAGCTGATGGTGTTGGTGGATGGGCTGATCTTGGTATTGATGCTGGACTGTATGCCCGTGAATTAATGTCTCACTCTTTAACTGCACTTCAAGAGGAACCAAAAGGTTCCGTAGACCTAATCAGGGTACTGGAGAAAGCTTACGTGAGAACAAAAGCAAAAGGCTCTTGTACTGCTTGTATTGTGGCACTCACCGATGAGGGTCTTTATGCAGTTAATTTAGGAGATAGCGGATTTATATTGGTTAGAAATGGATGTGCTGCATTTAAATCCCCTGCACAACAGCATGGGTTTAATTTCCCATATCAACTAGATTGCAATAAAGCCGGTGATTCACCTAGCTCCGCCATGGTGTTTAAAGTTACTGTTGAACGTGGAGATGTCCTAATTGTCGGTACAGATGGACTTTTTGATAATTTGTATGATGAGGATATCAGCGGAGTTGTACTTCAGGCCATGGAAGCTGGCTTAGGGCCTCGGGTGACTGCTCAGAGGATAGCAGAACTGGCACAGCAAAGAGCAATGGACCATACTAAATCGTCACCTTTCTCTGATGGAGCTCGCGAGGCTGGATTTGACTACCATGGTGGGAAGCTGGACGACATCACTGTAGTTGTTTCTTACATAACAGAGTAA
- the LOC107856381 gene encoding uncharacterized protein LOC107856381, with protein MVQTLESIRGGGGSIKVGTTGTVSALMSRELDSKPSTSTTSVSCRYRSPTVCSFSTGDATSPKRTKPRTSIDEASSSWASEDNKNGPEIVRKAKHYNCKTPQIPILESENISVDRTSIRRKPNRKGPTTLVEIVDIKCGSVEKTRARPMKNRLKKLGFSKLSETPV; from the coding sequence ATGGTTCAGACATTAGAGTCCATCAGGGGTGGTGGAGGTTCGATTAAAGTGGGAACAACCGGTACGGTCAGTGCCCTCATGTCAAGAGAATTAGATTCAAAGCCATCTACTTCTACGACATCTGTATCATGTAGGTATAGATCTCCTACTGTTTGTTCATTCTCTACTGGTGATGCAACCAGTCCTAAAAGAACGAAGCCAAGAACATCAATCGATGAAGCTAGCAGCAGCTGGGCATCTGAAGATAATAAAAATGGTCCCGAGATAGTCAGGAAGGCAAAGCACTACAACTGCAAAACTCCACAAATTCCGATACTAGAATCAGAAAACATTTCAGTAGATCGAACTTCTATTAGGCGGAAACCTAATAGAAAGGGACCGACGACCTTGGTGGAAATCGTGGACATAAAATGTGGTAGTGTGGAAAAAACACGGGCAAGACCTATGAAGAATCGCCTGAAGAAACTTGGCTTCTCAAAGCTTTCTGAGACTCCTGTCTAG
- the LOC107856312 gene encoding uncharacterized protein LOC107856312 isoform X2, with the protein MGSEMEERLNSFVSQLQTDFAILDRLVYKNKNQHRRCSYFQYLLKVRRDLRLLQAANLEEVLSASFQVLYGKRPKQKVQLLESLKRRKSNGGKFNFLERLLGVAHLLSQMVEPMLRAASEISTLLARSFFMGFSLTVLSLLARIRVLVQQMLLDVVCIYNKVSSLSQREQAIKLTQDGFEVFREYFPQKEQAVFLKCIWESDKYVLVERQNEKDVGSQEKEDGEDVSVEASKIQYESIEVFLGDDEPEKMASKDSAEDGQDVMDKDKAKSLDDPIKENNNESRAQVHSAIAGPSGNNFDAPEAGALPRSSPDKKPAKAKHGSRNNVAFVSVKRPKVSKNNDLGFGIHGTERSDNPGVAKEDPFFSLLTSGNMKNSLF; encoded by the exons atGGGGTCAGAGATGGAAGAGAGGCTAAACAGTTTTGTTAGTCAGTTGCAGACTGATTTTGCAATTCTTGATAGGCTTGTTTACAAAAACAAGAATCAACATAGAAGATGCTCCTATTTTCAGTACCTATTAAAG GTGAGAAGAGATCTGAGGCTCCTCCAAGCAGCTAACTTGGAGGAGGTATTGAGTGCCTCCTTTCAAGTTCTTTATGGGAAAAGACCTAAGCAAAAAGTGCAGCTCTTGGAAAG CTTAAAGAGGAGAAAATCTAATGGTGGCAAATTTAACTTTCTGGAGCGACTTTTAGGGGTTGCACACCTGTTGTCGCAG ATGGTTGAGCCAATGTTAAGGGCAGCTTC GGAGATATCCACACTTCTTGCACGATCATTTTTTATGGGATTTTCGCTGACAGTATTGTCTTTGCTTGCCCGAATAAGAGTTCTAGTTCAGCAA ATGCTTCTTGATGTTGTTTGTATATACAACAAGGTGTCCTCCTTATCTCAGAGGGAACAAGCCATAAAATTGACTCAAGATGGATTTGAG GTTTTTAGAGAATACTTTCCGCAAAAGGAGCAGGCGGTCTTCCTCAAATGTATTTGGGAATCTGATAAGTATGTGTTAGTTGAGAGACAAAACGAGAAAGATGTCGGGAGCCAGGAAAAGGAGGATGGAGAAGATGTTTCTGTAGAAGCATCTAAGATTCAATATGAAAGCATTGAGGTTTTCCTAGGAG ATGACGAACCTGAAAAGATGGCCTCTAAAGATTCGGCTGAGGATGGTCAAGATGTAATGGACAAAGATAAAGCAAAATCCTTGGATGATCCTATCAAAGAGAATAATAATGAATCTCGAGCTCAAGTTCATTCAGCTATTGCAGGACCTTCTGGCAACAATTTTGATGCTCCTGAAGCCGGAGCACTTCCAAGGTCCTCACCCGACAAGAAACCTGCAAAAGCCAAACATGGATCAAGGAATAACGTTGCATTTGTTTCAGTGAAAAGACCCAAAGTTTCAAAAAACAATGACTTGGGGTTTGGCATTCATGGAACAGAAAGGAGTGATAATCCTGGTGTAGCTAAAGAAGATCCATTTTTCAGTTTACTTACTAGTGGAAATATGAAGAACAGTCTATTCTGA
- the LOC107856312 gene encoding uncharacterized protein LOC107856312 isoform X1, with protein sequence MGSEMEERLNSFVSQLQTDFAILDRLVYKNKNQHRRCSYFQYLLKVRRDLRLLQAANLEEVLSASFQVLYGKRPKQKVQLLESLKRRKSNGGKFNFLERLLGVAHLLSQMVEPMLRAASLTLTVDREISTLLARSFFMGFSLTVLSLLARIRVLVQQMLLDVVCIYNKVSSLSQREQAIKLTQDGFEVFREYFPQKEQAVFLKCIWESDKYVLVERQNEKDVGSQEKEDGEDVSVEASKIQYESIEVFLGDDEPEKMASKDSAEDGQDVMDKDKAKSLDDPIKENNNESRAQVHSAIAGPSGNNFDAPEAGALPRSSPDKKPAKAKHGSRNNVAFVSVKRPKVSKNNDLGFGIHGTERSDNPGVAKEDPFFSLLTSGNMKNSLF encoded by the exons atGGGGTCAGAGATGGAAGAGAGGCTAAACAGTTTTGTTAGTCAGTTGCAGACTGATTTTGCAATTCTTGATAGGCTTGTTTACAAAAACAAGAATCAACATAGAAGATGCTCCTATTTTCAGTACCTATTAAAG GTGAGAAGAGATCTGAGGCTCCTCCAAGCAGCTAACTTGGAGGAGGTATTGAGTGCCTCCTTTCAAGTTCTTTATGGGAAAAGACCTAAGCAAAAAGTGCAGCTCTTGGAAAG CTTAAAGAGGAGAAAATCTAATGGTGGCAAATTTAACTTTCTGGAGCGACTTTTAGGGGTTGCACACCTGTTGTCGCAG ATGGTTGAGCCAATGTTAAGGGCAGCTTC TTTAACCTTAACAGTAGACAGGGAGATATCCACACTTCTTGCACGATCATTTTTTATGGGATTTTCGCTGACAGTATTGTCTTTGCTTGCCCGAATAAGAGTTCTAGTTCAGCAA ATGCTTCTTGATGTTGTTTGTATATACAACAAGGTGTCCTCCTTATCTCAGAGGGAACAAGCCATAAAATTGACTCAAGATGGATTTGAG GTTTTTAGAGAATACTTTCCGCAAAAGGAGCAGGCGGTCTTCCTCAAATGTATTTGGGAATCTGATAAGTATGTGTTAGTTGAGAGACAAAACGAGAAAGATGTCGGGAGCCAGGAAAAGGAGGATGGAGAAGATGTTTCTGTAGAAGCATCTAAGATTCAATATGAAAGCATTGAGGTTTTCCTAGGAG ATGACGAACCTGAAAAGATGGCCTCTAAAGATTCGGCTGAGGATGGTCAAGATGTAATGGACAAAGATAAAGCAAAATCCTTGGATGATCCTATCAAAGAGAATAATAATGAATCTCGAGCTCAAGTTCATTCAGCTATTGCAGGACCTTCTGGCAACAATTTTGATGCTCCTGAAGCCGGAGCACTTCCAAGGTCCTCACCCGACAAGAAACCTGCAAAAGCCAAACATGGATCAAGGAATAACGTTGCATTTGTTTCAGTGAAAAGACCCAAAGTTTCAAAAAACAATGACTTGGGGTTTGGCATTCATGGAACAGAAAGGAGTGATAATCCTGGTGTAGCTAAAGAAGATCCATTTTTCAGTTTACTTACTAGTGGAAATATGAAGAACAGTCTATTCTGA
- the LOC107856319 gene encoding DNA polymerase I B, chloroplastic/mitochondrial — MAFLGLSVQSSPFKQSTYFWFSPHSRSFWASSAKSLNRREDCKTQSIETASFSLAVRGDSIKQISSHERKLFSTGLQQRIEEDSLYGWNAEIEAIRALKAKSPYNRYKRISVENCGVSASTNRKVNDENTGVPTEVKTRMMHERITPSYSATTCISGGSLSSKSKPLYNPSRGEEKEVGDWREYKNHLPQLSVGINHSRNDEVTSVKKVDGTNISHYKPLSKGSHLNGQLSSKLMEAKLDKANKLREGNASDQIRDSVNGTYTKVVTAKAKGVIQERATNKMEKNTIQSVATTVVNGTETKIVSDEGTGLGQVTLRERLGVMYEKVHIVDNLSAAKEVVSKLTHQYKHFVHACDTEVASIDVKQQTPVDHGEVICFSIYSGPEADFGDGKSCIWVDVLDGGGKDLLVEFAPFFQDSSIRKVWHNYSFDNHVIENYGFKLSGFHADTMHMARLWDSSRRTLGGYSLEALTGDSSVMRDARLVHAERLFDGDGLFGKISMKTIFGRKKLKKDGTEGKVTVIPSVEELQRTERELWICYSALDSISTLMLYESLKNKLSKRVWTFDGVRKGSMYEFYEKYWRPFGEILVQMETEGVLVDRAYLAEIEKVAKVEQLVAVNRFRNWAAKYCADAKYMNVGSDTQLRQLFFGGIQNRKNIDECLPTEKEFKVPNVDKVIEEGKKAPTKFRKIQLHRICDPIDTEIFTASGWPSVSGDALKALAGKVSADFDIFDDVDGNPEEVPETSVDEALGTNNEALSQNPEVSAYGTAYHAFGGGQKGIEACHAISALCEVCSIDSLISNFILPLQGDDVSGENGRIHCSLNINTETGRLSARRPNLQNQPALEKDRYKIRQAFVAAEGNSLIVADYGQLELRILAHLANCKSMLAAFKAGGDFHSRTAMNMYPHIREAVEKGKVLLEWHPEPGEDKPPVPLLKDAFGSERRKAKMLNFSIAYGKTSIGLSRDWKVSVKEAKETVERWYSDRKEVSDWQEQRRFEAREFGRVHTLLGRARWFPSVKNATGSVKGHIERAAINTPVQGSAADVAMCAMIEISKNARLKELGWKLLLQVHDEVILEGPEESEKEAMAIVVHCMSNPFDGKNILRVDLSVDAKCAKNWYAAK; from the exons GCGGGAAGATTGCAAAACTCAGAGTATAGAAACTGCATCGTTCAGCTTAGCTGTGCGTGGTGATTCCATTAAACAAATATCAAGTCATGAAAGGAAGTTATTCTCTACTGGATTACAACAGAGAATTGAGGAAGACAGTTTATACGGATGGAATGCTGAAATTGAGGCTATTAGAGCTCTTAAAGCAAAAAGCCCCTATAATAGATACAAAAGAATTTCAGTGGAAAATTGTGGTGTTAGTGCCTCCACAAATAGGAAAGTGAATGATGAAAATACTGGTGTTCCAACTGAAGTCAAGACGAGAATGATGCATGAGCGTATCACCCCTAGCTATTCTGCCACAACCTGTATTTCAGGAGGCAGCTTATCTTCAAAAAGCAAACCACTTTATAACCCTAGTAGAGGAGAAGAGAAAGAAGTTGGAGACTGGAGAGAGTATAAAAACCATTTGCCACAACTATCTGTAGGTATTAACCATTCAAGAAATGATGAAGTTACCTCAGTAAAGAAGGTTGATGGTACAAATATATCTCATTACAAGCCCCTGTCAAAAGGTTCCCATCTTAATGGGCAGTTGTCAAGCAAACTTATGGAAGCCAAATTGGATAAAGCAAATAAACTTAGGGAGGGTAATGCATCTGATCAAATAAGAGACAGTGTGAATGGAACTTATACCAAGGTAGTTACTGCCAAAGCAAAAGGTGTTATCCAGGAGCGTGCAACtaataaaatggaaaagaataCAATTCAATCCGTGGCAACTACTGTTGTGAATGGAACTGAGACTAAGATTGTCAGTGATGAAGGAACAGGTTTAGGTCAGGTTACCCTCCGCGAGAGGCTGGGTGTGATGTATGAAAAAGTTCATATAGTTGACAATCTATCAGCAGCCAAAGAAGTTGTCAGCAAGCTTACACATCAGTACAAGCATTTTGTCCATGCATGTGATACGGAG GTAGCAAGTATTGATGTTAAGCAGCAAACACCTGTTGATCATGGAGAAGTTATATGCTTCAGTATTTATTCTGGACCAGAAGCTGATTTTGGTGATGGGAAATCTTGTATCTGGGTAGATGTTCTTGATGGAGGTGGCAAGGACCTATTAGTCGAATTTGCTCCATTTTTCCAAGACTCATCCATCAGAAAG GTCTGGCACAATTATAGCTTTGACAACCACGTCATAGAAAACTATGGGTTTAAACTATCTGGCTTTCATGCTGACACTATGCACATGGCACGACTTTGGGATTCCTCTAGGCGTACTCTGGGCGGTTATTCATTAGAGGCACTAACAGGTGATTCCTCTGTCATGCGTGATGCTAGACTGGTACATGCTGAAAGGCTGTTTGATGGTGACGGTCTATTTGGTAAAATATCTATGAAAACCATCTTTGGTCGGAAAAAGCTGAAGAAAGATGGAACTGAGGGTAAAGTGACTGTCATTCCTTCTGTTGAAGAGTTGCAAAGGACTGAACGAGAATTATGGATTTGTTATTCTGCATTAGACTCCATAAGCACATTAATGCTTTATGAGAGTTTAAAGAATAAACTATCTAAACGGGTCTGGACATTTGATGGAGTTCGTAAAGGATCCATGTATGAGTTTTATGAGAAATACTGGCGTCCATTTGGTGAGATTCTAGTTCAAATGGAAACTGAGGGCGTGCTGGTTGACCGTGCCTATCTTGCTGAGATTGAGAAAGTGGCTAAAGTGGAGCAGCTGGTTGCTGTGAATAGATTTCGTAACTGGGCAGCTAAGTACTGTGCTGATGCAAAGTACATGAATGTTGGAAGTGACACACAGTTGCGTCAGCTGTTTTTTGGTGGCATCCAGAATAG AAAGAATATTGATGAGTGTCTACCAACTGAGAAAGAATTCAAAGTTCCGAATGTTGATAAAGTAATTGAAGAAGGAAAGAAGGCTCCCACCAAATTTCGTAAAATCCAACTACATAGAATTTGTGATCCTATCGACACAGAGATTTTCACCGCCAGTGGCTGGCCTTCTGTTAGTGGAGATGCTTTGAAGGCTCTCGCTGGCAAAGTTTCTGCggactttgatatttttgatgatgtGGATGGCAATCCTGAGGAAGTTCCTGAAACAAGCGTTGATGAAGCTTTAGGTACAAATAATGAAGCTCTCAGCCAAAACCCAGAAGTTTCAGCTTATGGAACAGCTTACCACGCCTTTGGAGGTGGGCAGAAAGGAATTGAGGCCTGCCATGCCATTTCAGCCTTATGTGAAGTTTGCTCCATAGACTCTTTAATATCCAACTTTATCCTCCCCTTGCAG GGCGATGATGTGTCGGGTGAAAATGGACGGATTCATTGTTCCCTGAATATTAACACTGAAACTGGGCGCCTATCTGCAAGGAGACCAAATTTACAG AACCAGCCTGCTCTGGAGAAAGATAGGTATAAAATTCGTCAAGCTTTTGTAGCTGCAGAGGGGAATTCCTTGATTGTGGCTGACTATGGGCAG TTGGAACTAAGGATTCTTGCACATCTAGCCAACTGTAAAAGCATGTTGGCTGCATTCAAAGCTGGTGGAGacttccattcaaggactgctaTGAACATGTATCCTCACATCCGTGAAGCCGTTGAGAAAGGGAAGGTACTTCTTGAGTGGCATCCTGAACCTGGTGAAGACAAACCACCAGTTCCTCTGCTAAAG GATGCTTTTGGCTCTGAAAGAAGGAAGGCAAAGATGCTCAACTTTTCAATTGCTTACGGAAAAACTTCAATTGGACTCTCCCGCGACTGGAAG GTATCTGTAAAGGAAGCAAAGGAAACAGTTGAACGTTGGTATAGTGATAGAAAAGAAGTGTCAGATTGGCAGGAACAACGCAGATTTGAAGCACGCGAATTTGGACGTGTTCACACTCTTCTAGGACGAGCACGCTGGTTCCCGTCAGTAAAAAATGCAACCGGATCTGTAAAAGGTCACATAGAACGAGCTGCTATCAATACTCCAGTGCAG GGAAGTGCTGCAGATGTCGCTATGTGTGccatgatagagatatcaaagaATGCACGACTAAAGGAGCTTGGATGGAAATTGCTTTTACAG GTTCATGATGAAGTTATTTTGGAAGGGCCGGAAGAGTCTGAAAAAGAAGCCATGGCGATAGTGGTTCACTGCATGTCCAATCCTTTTGATGGAAAGAATATTCTGAGAGTTGACCTATCCGTCGATGCTAAATGTGCCAAAAACTGGTATGCCGCCAAGTAG